Part of the Proteobacteria bacterium CG1_02_64_396 genome, GGACGTAAGTCCCTGAAGGTCCGTGGAAGACCACCACGTTGATAGGCTGGGTGTGGAAGCGTGGCAACACGTGAAGCTGACCAGTACTAATCGACCGTGAGGCTTGGTCATACAATGAGTAAGCCCTCAGTACCACTCACCAAAAACCAATGCCGATTCTCCGGCAAGGCTTGCGCCCCAACGGATAATCGCCAACCCTTCTTGGGGGTTAAGCAGCGGGGTAACACCTGATCCCATTCCGAACTCAGAAGTGAAGACCGCTCGCGCCGATGATACTTGGTCTGTATACGTCCAGGGAAAGTAGGTCACCCCCAAGATCCTAAATTGCTTGAACAAGTGGCAATGAATCTGGATGATTCGCGCCGTTCAAGCGCCGGGAATGCCGGCAGAGGACGATGCGGGAGTAGCTCAGCTGGTAGAGCACGACCTTGCCAAGGTCGGGGTCGCGGGTTCGAATCCCGTCTCCCGCTCCATCCTCACAAGGTGAATGCAGGCTCGGGACACGGCAGGGTAGCAAAGTGGTAATGCACCGGTCTGCAAAACCGATATTCGTGGGTTCGATTCCCACCCCTGCCTCCATCCTCATCGACAACGAAAGCCCGGTCCCTCAAGGTCCGGGCTTTTTTGCATCCTTAAGGAAGGGACGATGTGCCGGGGTGGTGGAATGGTAGACACCGGGGACTTAAAATCCCCCGCCCATTGGGCGTACCGGTTCGAGTCCGGTCCTCGGCACCAGTTTTATACGTTGGAACAACCCTTTTATTCCAGGTGGTTGAGTGTGATGCACCCCCGGTGGCCCTCGCGGGTTCGGGTGCGGAACAACCACCTAACATCAACCAAAGAGAGTGAATTATGGCCTACAACGTCACCATGAAGCAGCTGTTGGAAGCAGGCGTCCACTTCGGTCACCAGCCCCGCCGTTGGAACCCCAAGATGAAGCGTTTCATCTTTGCCGAGCGCAATGGGGTCCACATCATTGATTTGTCCAAAACCGCGCGCCTGTTCAAAAACGCCTACCAATTCGTCCAGGAGACCGCTGCCAACGGGGGATCGGTTCTGTTTGTCGGAACCAAGCGTCAGGCGGCCGATGCCCTGCGTGAAGAGGCTGATCGCTGCGGCATGCCTTTCGTTAATTACCGTTGGTTGGGTGGCATGCTCACCAACTTCAAGACGATTCAAGGCTCCATCGAGCGCCTCAAGCGCATTGAAAAGGAGATCGCCGAGGCAGGTGAAAGCTCTGGCTTGACCAAAAAAGAGCTGGTGCTCAAGCAACGGGAGCTTGAAAAGCTTGAGTCCAACCTGGGCGGTATCCGCGATATGGGGCGTTTACCCCGTGCCTTGTTCATCGTCGATCCCGATCGCGAAGACATTGCGGTGAGCGAAGCCCGTAAACTCGGTATTCCGGTGGTTGCGGTGGTTGATACCAACTGTGATCCCGACCTGATCGACTTCCCCATTCCCGGCAACGACGATGCCATCCGTTCGGTTCGCCTGATCGCCGGCACCATTGCCGACGCGGTGATCGAGGGTCGTGGCGCCCGCTCCGAGGGGGCTGTTGAGGGTGCCGGCGGATTTACCGAAGATGAGTTCGTGGCTGTCGAAAACGCCGAGGAAGTCGGCGCGGCGCAGTAACGACGATTCACCCAAGAAGACTACGAACGGGATAGGTTAGACATGGCGACTGTAACTGCTGCAATGGTGAAAGAGCTGCGCGAGAAAACCGGCGCTGGGATGTTGGACTGCAAAAAAGCGTTGGAATCGACCGATGGTGATATCGAAAACGCCGTCGATTTTCTGCGCAAAAAGGGGTTGGCCGCTGCTGAGAAAAAAGCGGGTCGAGTCGCCGCCGAGGGGATCGTTCTGGCCAAGGTGTCGGACGACGGTCGCCAGGCGGTGTTGATCGAGGTGAACTCCGAGACCGATTTCGTGGCTCGGAACGACAAATTCGTCGACTTCGTGGAGCAGGTGGCCGATCTAATCGCCGCCGAGCGTCCCGAATCGGTGGAGGCTCTGTTGGCGTTGGGAATGCCGGGGACCGACGGTCTAAATGTGGCCCAGGCGCTGTCTCAGCTGATCGCGACCATCGGCGAAAACATGAGCATCCGCCGCTTCACCTTGATTGAAACCGAGGGTGACGGTTACGTTGGGGCCTATGTGCACAACGGTCGGCACGGGGTGTTGGTCGAGCTCAATGGCATGGCCAATGGCGGGAACGAGGCGGTGGGTCAGGCAGCCCGCGACGTAGCCATGCAGGTGGTGGCTGCTCGTCCGAAATATGCCACCCGTAAGGATGTTCCCTCCGAGGATCTGGAACGCGAACGTGCTGTGCTCAGCGAGCGCGCTGCAACCTCAGGTAAGCCCGAGGCGATCATCGCGAAAATCGTCGAGGGTCAGCTGAACAAGTTCTACCAGGACTTCTGTCTGCTCGATCAGGCTTTCATCAAAGACAGCGACAAGAGCGTGGCCCAGATGCTTCAGGCGGTTGAGAAGGGTTTGGGGCTGGCGCAGTTCGTTTCGTACGAGCTGGGCGAGGGGATCGAAAAGCAGGAAACCAACTTCGCCGAAGAGGTGATGAGCCAGGTGAAAAAGGGATAAACCGGTGGAGGCATCCTCCATGTTCGGTGCGTGGGATGTCGCCACGACCGCTGGTTGAACCTAATGAAAGGGGGCTTTTGCCCCCTTTTTTTTTGAGAAAAATACCTTTCAACGTTGATTCCATTGGGGGGGTCGTCATGAGTGAAACCCGGTTCCGGCGCATCATGTTGAAGTTGTCCGGTGAGGCGCTGATGGGCGGTCAGGGATACGGCATCGATCCCGAGGTTGTCCAGCAGATCGCCCGCGATGTGGTTGCGGTACACGCGCTTGGGGTCGAGATCAGCATTGTGATCGGGGGGGGGAATATCTTCCGCGGTGTGGCAGCCGCCACCAAGGGAACCGACCGGGCCACCGCCGATTACATGGGGATGTTGGCGACGGTGATCAACGCCTTGGCGCTGCAAGACGCCCTTGAAAAACAGGGGCTTCAAACGCGCGTTTTATCGGCCATCGAGGTTCAGGAGATGGCCGAGCCCTACATCCGTCGCCGGGCCATCCGCCATCTTGAAAAGGGGAGGGTGGTGATTTTCGGAGCCGGGACCGGCAATCCCTTCTTTACCACCGATACCGCCGCAGCGTTGCGGGCGATGGAGGTGGGGGCCGAAGTCGTGTTGAAGGGGACCAAGGTGGATGGGGTCTACACCGATGACCCGGTGGTTCATCCCGATGCGATGCGGTATCGTTCCTTGAGCTTTACCGAGGTGTTGACCCGAAATCTCAAGGTAATGGACGCCACTGCCATTAGCCTTTGTCGCGACAACAACCTGCCCATCGTTGTGTTTTCGATCCAGAAGCCGAATTCCCTGAAAGAGCTGATGTTGGGTGCCGATTTGGGGACCCTCGTTCACGGAGGTTGAGTTGTGAGCCATCCTGTTTTGACCAACACCGAAGAGCGGATGAACAAAACCATCCAAGCCTTTGCCCACGAGCTTTCTGGGGTTCGTGCCGGACGTGCCAGTCCCGCCCTGGTCGATGGGGTGACGGTCGAGGCCTACGGCTCACCGACGCCTCTCAAACAGATAGCGAATATTTCGATCCCCGAACCGCGCCAAATTGTGATTGCCCCCTGGGACAAGGGGATGGTGCGGGCTATTGAACGGGCGGTAAACGATGCCGGACTCGGGGTCAATGCCATGGCCGATGGCGATGTGGTGCGGGTGCCGCTGCCCGACCTGACCGAGGAGCGGCGTAAGGAGTTGGTTAAGGTAGTGCGCAAGTACGCCGAGCATGCCAAGGTGGCGGTGCGCAACCTGCGTCGTGATGGCAACGATCAGCTCAAGAAGCTCGAAAAGGACAAGGAGCTCAGCGCCGACGATGTGCACAAGCTGACCGACGAGGTCCAAAAATTGACGGACCGTATGATCGCCAAGGTCGATGAAATGACCGCCACGAAGGAAAAAGACATCCTCGCCGTCTAATGCCCGAATCCCTTCCCCATCATGTCGCCATCGTTATGGATGGCAATGGTCGCTGGGCCCGCTCCCGCGGGTTGCCCCGTATCGAGGGGCACCGCCGGGGGGTGAAGTCGGTCCGCGCCGTGGTGGAGCACGCCTCCAACCTGGGCGTCTCTTGGCTGACCTTGTTTGCCTTTTCAAGCGAAAATTGGGCCCGTCCCCAGGAGGAGGTCAGTGGGCTGATGCGCCTGCTGGTCGTCTCCCTGACTCGGGAGCTGGTGGCTCTGCACAAAAAAGGGGTGCGGATTCGAGTGCTGGGCCATTGGCGGGATCTGCCGACCGATGTGGTTGAATGTCTGCAAAACTCGATGGCCCAGACCGAGCACAATACCGGGCTCAATCTGGTTTTGGCGCTTAATTATGGTGGTCAGCAAGAGATCCTCGATACGGTGAACCAACTGCTGCGGCAGGGGGCATCGCAAGGGGTCGACCGAGTTGCTTTTGAATCCGCCATGCCGATGCCCGAGTTGCCTCCGGTTGATCTGTGCATCCGCACCAGCGGGGAGCAGCGGATTTCGAACTTTCTGTTGTGGCACCTGGCCTACGCCGAACTCTATTTCACCCCGATCTACTGGCCCGAGTTTCGTGAAGAGGCCCTGGATCGCGCTTTGGAATACTTCGCTGCCCGCGACCGCCGCTTTGGGGGGGTAAGCACTACATGAGTGCACAAGAGACCTTGATTAGGGCCGGCTCGGGGGTTGCAGCCGGCTTTTTGCTGTTGGGGATTATCCTCTGGGCGCCGGTATGGCTGTGGGCTCTGGTGGTGGTGGCAATCGGGTGGCAGTTGTGGCGCGAATGGTTGGGTTTACATCCCCAGTCGCAGGTCTTCCTGACCACCCCGATCCTCTGGGGGCTCGGTATTGCCGCTGCGGCGCTGGGGGCAATCGGCTTGGGAGTCTTGATGGTTTGGGTGGGAATGGCTTTGATGGTGCTACGTGGCATCGACGCCTTCGAAGGTGAGGAGTCGGCCTTTGGCTTGCTCGCTCCATATCTGTTGGCGGCGGTTGCTTTGGTGCTGCCGATGGTGGCGCTGGCTTGGTTGCCCCAGGCCCCAGGCGGTTCGGGCGCCTTGATTTTGCTGCTGGTCATCATTTGGGGCGCCGACAGCGCCGCCTATTTTGTGGGACGGGCGGTCGGACGCACCAAGGTTGCCCCCGAGGTGAGCCCCGGTAAATCTTGGGAAGGCGTGGTGGGTGGTGCGCTTGCAGCGATGGTCCTAGCTGGGATCGGCTGCGGTATCCTCGATTTGCCCCTCTCCAGCTCTCACGCTGCCTTGCTCGGTTTGATGTTGGCCCCCATTTCTGTGTTGGGCGATCTTTGGGAGTCTGCCTGGAAACGGCTGGCCGGGGTGAAAGATTCCGGCGCCATCCTCCCAGGTCATGGGGGGATGCTTGACCGTATGGATGCCCTGCTCTTCGCCGCCATTCCCTACACACTTTTGTACCTCTGGTTTGTGGCGCTGGCCGAATGAAGTCGATTGCCATCCTTGGGTCGACCGGTTCGATCGGCTGCTCCACCCTCGACGTCATCGCGCGGCATCCCGACCGTTTTCGCCCTGCGTTGCTGACGGCGCGCCGCGACGACGCCACCTTGCTTGAACAGGTCCAACGCTTCACCCCCCCCTTTGTGGCGATGGTCGATGTTGCCGCCGCCGCCCGGATTCGCCCCCAACTTCCCCCCGGAACCACCCTGTTTGTCGGTGAAGAGGGTTTGATTGCGGCGGTCGAGGCCTGTGGCGCCCAGATGATGGTGGCCGCCATTGTCGGCGGCGCTGGGCTGCGCCCGACCCTCAAAGGGGTCGAGTGCGGTATGGACATTGCCCTGGCCAACAAAGAGTGTCTGGTGATGGCGGGGCCGGTGTTTATGAACGCTGTTCGCCAGGCTGGGGTTCGGTTGTTGCCGGTCGATTCGGAGCATTCGGCGATTTTTCAGTGTCTGGCAGGACAACCCCGGGAGGCGGTCGCCTCGGTGATGTTGACCGCCTCGGGAGGCCCCTTCCGCCATACCCCGAAGCAGGCGCTGGCCGACATCACCCCTGAGCAAGCGGTGCGTCATCCCAACTGGTCGATGGGGCGCAAAATCTCGGTTGATTCGGCCACCCTCATCAACAAGGGGCTTGAGGTGATCGAGGCCCGCTGGCTCTTTGATCTAAACCCCGATCAAATCGAGGTGACGATTCATCCCTCCTCGGTGGTCCACTCCTTCGTTAAATTCGTCGATGGCTCGGTGATGGCCCAGATCGGCCATCCCGACATGCGTGCGCCCATCGCCCTGGCGCTGGCCTGGCCACAGCGCATTGCCTCGGGGGTCGCCCCCCTTGATCCCAGCGGGAGTGAACCGTGGGTGTTCGAGGCGCCCGATGTGGAGCGTTTTCCTGGGCTGCAACTCTGCTTCGATGCCCTGCGGGGCCCAGCCTCGGCCACTACGGTGCTCAATGCCGCCAACGAGGTGGCGGTTGAGGCCTTTTTGGAACGGCAGATCCCCTTTACCGCCATTGCTGCGGTGGTGGGGGAAACCTTGTCCCGTTTTGCCCATCATGAGCGGCTCGAATCGTTGGAAGAGGTGCTTGCAGTCGATGCCCAGGCCCGCCGTTTGGCGACCGAGTGTCTGGCTGATCACCCTCTGCCCGTCGCCGCCCCACCCGCGAGTATCTAACCCCCCATGCTGATGACCATCTTCTGGGCCCTGGTGGTATTGGGGCTGCTCATTTTTGTTCATGAATTGGGCCATTACCTGGTGGCGCGAGCGGTGGGGGTCAAGGTACTGCGCTTTTCGATTGGTTTTGGCCCGGTCGTCTGGTCGCGTCGCGGTGGCCCCGATCAGACCGAATACGCTCTGTCGATCATCCCTCTGGGCGGCTACGTCAAGATGTTGGGGGAGGGGGGCGACGAGCCGGTATTGCCCGAGGAGCGCCACCGCGCCTTCGAAAACCATCCGGTGCGTCACCGCCTGGCCATTGTGGCTGCTGGCCCCTTGTTTAACCTGCTCTTCCCCATCGTGGCGATGACTCTGCTGTTCATGATCGGCGCCCACGAACTGCCCCCGGTGGTCGGCAAGGTGATGGACGACAGCCCCGCCGCCGCTGCGGGATTAATCCCCGGCGATCGTATCGTCAGTGTCGAGGGGGTAGCGGTGCGGACGTGGGAGGATCTGACCCAAGAGGTCCGCGCTTATCCCGGCAAGGGGGTCACTTTGCAGGTCACCGCTCAGGGGATTGAGCGAACCGTCACGGTGCATCCCGAGGCGGTGGAGGGGCGGTCGATTTTCGGCGAGAGGGTCACCCAGGGTCGCTTGGGGATCGCCTCCAGCGGTGAGCGGGAGGTCCAGCGCTTTGGGCCGGTCGACGCCTTTGTTTTGGGGTTGGAACGCACCTGGTATTTCATTGATTTAACGGTGCAGTCGCTCGGCAAGTTGATCTCCCGGGTGATCCCGATGGATCAAATCGGGGGGCCTATTTTAATTGCGCAGCTGGCGGGTCAAACCGCCGATGCGGGGCTAACCCCCTTCCTGACCTTCATGGCGCTCATCAGCGTCAATCTGGGGCTGCTTAATCTGTTGCCGGTCCCTGTTCTGGATGGCGGCCACTTGCTTTTCTACAGTATTGAAGCGATCCGGGGTCGTCCTGTTGGCCCCATGGCCCAGGAGATGGCCTACCGCG contains:
- a CDS encoding 30S ribosomal protein S2, whose amino-acid sequence is MAYNVTMKQLLEAGVHFGHQPRRWNPKMKRFIFAERNGVHIIDLSKTARLFKNAYQFVQETAANGGSVLFVGTKRQAADALREEADRCGMPFVNYRWLGGMLTNFKTIQGSIERLKRIEKEIAEAGESSGLTKKELVLKQRELEKLESNLGGIRDMGRLPRALFIVDPDREDIAVSEARKLGIPVVAVVDTNCDPDLIDFPIPGNDDAIRSVRLIAGTIADAVIEGRGARSEGAVEGAGGFTEDEFVAVENAEEVGAAQ
- a CDS encoding translation elongation factor Ts; translation: MATVTAAMVKELREKTGAGMLDCKKALESTDGDIENAVDFLRKKGLAAAEKKAGRVAAEGIVLAKVSDDGRQAVLIEVNSETDFVARNDKFVDFVEQVADLIAAERPESVEALLALGMPGTDGLNVAQALSQLIATIGENMSIRRFTLIETEGDGYVGAYVHNGRHGVLVELNGMANGGNEAVGQAARDVAMQVVAARPKYATRKDVPSEDLERERAVLSERAATSGKPEAIIAKIVEGQLNKFYQDFCLLDQAFIKDSDKSVAQMLQAVEKGLGLAQFVSYELGEGIEKQETNFAEEVMSQVKKG
- a CDS encoding UMP kinase, translating into MSETRFRRIMLKLSGEALMGGQGYGIDPEVVQQIARDVVAVHALGVEISIVIGGGNIFRGVAAATKGTDRATADYMGMLATVINALALQDALEKQGLQTRVLSAIEVQEMAEPYIRRRAIRHLEKGRVVIFGAGTGNPFFTTDTAAALRAMEVGAEVVLKGTKVDGVYTDDPVVHPDAMRYRSLSFTEVLTRNLKVMDATAISLCRDNNLPIVVFSIQKPNSLKELMLGADLGTLVHGG
- a CDS encoding ribosome recycling factor; protein product: MSHPVLTNTEERMNKTIQAFAHELSGVRAGRASPALVDGVTVEAYGSPTPLKQIANISIPEPRQIVIAPWDKGMVRAIERAVNDAGLGVNAMADGDVVRVPLPDLTEERRKELVKVVRKYAEHAKVAVRNLRRDGNDQLKKLEKDKELSADDVHKLTDEVQKLTDRMIAKVDEMTATKEKDILAV
- a CDS encoding di-trans,poly-cis-decaprenylcistransferase, coding for MPESLPHHVAIVMDGNGRWARSRGLPRIEGHRRGVKSVRAVVEHASNLGVSWLTLFAFSSENWARPQEEVSGLMRLLVVSLTRELVALHKKGVRIRVLGHWRDLPTDVVECLQNSMAQTEHNTGLNLVLALNYGGQQEILDTVNQLLRQGASQGVDRVAFESAMPMPELPPVDLCIRTSGEQRISNFLLWHLAYAELYFTPIYWPEFREEALDRALEYFAARDRRFGGVSTT
- a CDS encoding 1-deoxy-D-xylulose-5-phosphate reductoisomerase, encoding MKSIAILGSTGSIGCSTLDVIARHPDRFRPALLTARRDDATLLEQVQRFTPPFVAMVDVAAAARIRPQLPPGTTLFVGEEGLIAAVEACGAQMMVAAIVGGAGLRPTLKGVECGMDIALANKECLVMAGPVFMNAVRQAGVRLLPVDSEHSAIFQCLAGQPREAVASVMLTASGGPFRHTPKQALADITPEQAVRHPNWSMGRKISVDSATLINKGLEVIEARWLFDLNPDQIEVTIHPSSVVHSFVKFVDGSVMAQIGHPDMRAPIALALAWPQRIASGVAPLDPSGSEPWVFEAPDVERFPGLQLCFDALRGPASATTVLNAANEVAVEAFLERQIPFTAIAAVVGETLSRFAHHERLESLEEVLAVDAQARRLATECLADHPLPVAAPPASI
- a CDS encoding RIP metalloprotease RseP, whose translation is MTIFWALVVLGLLIFVHELGHYLVARAVGVKVLRFSIGFGPVVWSRRGGPDQTEYALSIIPLGGYVKMLGEGGDEPVLPEERHRAFENHPVRHRLAIVAAGPLFNLLFPIVAMTLLFMIGAHELPPVVGKVMDDSPAAAAGLIPGDRIVSVEGVAVRTWEDLTQEVRAYPGKGVTLQVTAQGIERTVTVHPEAVEGRSIFGERVTQGRLGIASSGEREVQRFGPVDAFVLGLERTWYFIDLTVQSLGKLISRVIPMDQIGGPILIAQLAGQTADAGLTPFLTFMALISVNLGLLNLLPVPVLDGGHLLFYSIEAIRGRPVGPMAQEMAYRVGFFLLIALMGLALYNDLARVLS